The window TGAAGAGCTCTATTACTTTTTCGTCGGTATGGTCGGTGCATTGGTAGCATGCGTAATCCTGGTCTATTTTAAATTTAAAGCAAGCATGCACCTTATGGCTATAAGCAGCCTGACAACATTCGTAGTCGGTATTGCTTTTCATTACGAAGTAAACATCACTTTAGGGATTGCAGCACTCATTTTTTTAACAGGATTGGTTGCATCTGCCAGACTCTACTTAAAAGCCCACACCCCTCAGGAAATGATCGTCGGAATCATTATCGGCTTTATCCCGCAACTGATCACTTTCAACTCGTGGTTATAAAATATAGAAGATCAACCCCAGCTGAAGCACCCTCATATCGATCGGGTCGCCTGTTATTGTCTCCCTATTCTCTATAAGGTCATTGAGCTGGTATTGCACGTAAAAGTTCCATGTATTATAGCCAAAACTTAAATACGCTCCGTATTGGAGTTTTCTGATATCCGGGTTAGTGAATGACAGTCTGTTATCGGCATCTATGTACCTGGAGCGGTTTGCAAAATTATAACCCAGCTTTATTCCTGAATAAATACGCCAGAAGCTATGTGTTCCGGCTTTAGAAGTACGCCATCTGAACTCTATGGGCACATCTATCATATGCGCTTCTATCTTGTTCCTCTTAAAGTCGATGGAATCAGGAATACGCTCATAGTAGATCTCTTCTCCGCTTTTAACAGCCCGCAGGTTACTGTAAAACGAATTAACGGAGTAACCCACACCAATTCCAAAACCAATATTCCGTCTTGCATTCAGGGGAACATCTTTTATAAAACCAAGTTGTAAACCATATGGAAGGCTGCTCTGATCGACATTTGTCGGCCTGTTTAACAACGCATTGTAACTTATCCCTATATAAAACTGGTCTTCCAGGTACTTATCATCAGGCTCTCTGATCAGCAATGAATCTAACGCCTGTGCCTGGAGCACCAAAACATTCAGCATCGTAAAAATGATCGTCAGATGATATCTCATACAGGTATAGTTTAAAACAAATATAAGAGTATAATTAAAAAACCATGCCAATAAAAAATAATAAAAGCGCTTCTATTTCTAGAAGCGCTTTTATTAAGTTAAAAAGAAATCTGTTTTAGTTCTGTGAAGCTTTACCAACACGGGTTGTATAATTTATCTTCAAAGCATTAACCTTTCTTAATTGTTGTTTTATATCAGACACAAGTCCCATGTTAGTTTCTTTATCAACCTTAAGAGCGGTTGTAAGAACATTCTGGATCTCAGGTCGCTTGCCTGCTCTTTCCTCCAGAACATACGCGCCAACATCACTCACGTCTCTTAATTGATCATTCAACTGAACTCTCGATGCAGTTCCATAGGTTGCTTGATATCTTTCATGTGGTTTTCCCGCATAAATGTATATGATCCTATCTTTTTTATCAAGTTTCTGTACCTGATCTGCATACGGCAGTTCATTAACCACTTTCAATTCACTATCCTTCATCGTCGTTACTGTCATAAAGAAAAACAGCAACATAAACACGATATCAGGTAATGAGGCGGTTGAAACCGGAGGCAATTCGCCTTTCTTTTTCTTTGTGAATTTAGCCATAATACCTCGTTTTAATTAGTTTTATTAGGCTCAGCTTCTGATAATTTCTGAGGATAGGCCTCCTTAATATCGTCCAGCATTGTTTTAAGCCTGTCTTTCCTAGCTTCTTCAGTTTGAGGATTATCAAATTCCTCCTGCATCTGAACATAGTTCAATCCTGCATTTGGATACTTGCTTTCGGCATAACGATTACGCAAATCATTATACGCAGCCACCAATTCGTTCTGAACAGCTATATAAGTACCGTATTTTGTTTCCCTGTCATTCTGCAAGGAAATGATCGCTTTCGTTGGATTATCCGACGATTCTGGATCTTTTTTCCCTCTACAGTATGAACAAGCAGCATCTCCTGTACCTCCACCGTTATCCAGAAATTCCATTGCGGCTTTTCTTAGATCATCTAACTGCATTGGCTGTTCTTCAACAAGCAACTGACCGTTTTTATTAACGACTACAGTAAAGATGTTTTTTTGTTTGATCACCGGCGGGTCAACAACTTCCTCATCTGGCGGCAACTTTCTGTTGATACCACTATCTGTCTCTATGGTAGTTGTTACCAGGAAAAAGATAAGCAGCAAGAAAGCAATATCTGCCATAGAGCCCGCGTTAACTTCCGGTATTGCTCTTTTTGCCATAATTTATCGAACTTTTTTAAATCCAGACACCACCATTGACAAAACTGCCATAGCAGCCAAAATATAGAAGGCTATCAGCCCAGCTCCAACTGTCTTGGAAGTACCTTCAGAAGTTTCTATTCCTCTTTCGGCCATTTTAGTCAGGTCAACATCAGTACCACTTGATACGGCATAACTCACTATAACTACAAGGGCGAATACACCTAGTGAAATTAATGCCTTTTTAAGTTTATTCGGATGTGTTACCAGATTAACTAAAGTGAACAACAATGCTACAACAGCAGCCAAAATAGTCATATACTTCCCTAAGTTAATCATTATATCAATAGTGTTGGAACCACTAGGATCTTCCGACCGGGCAATCAATGCCCACAAAATCACCCCAACTACACCAAGCGCTATCGCTAGTATTTTTGCTATTTTATACATATGTCGTATATTTTATTTTATTATTTCTTATGCGCTGCAAGCATATTTATTAATGTAATAGACGAATCTTCCATATCATTTACAAGTGTATCAATTTTTGCAATGATATAGTTATAGAAGATTTGAAGAATAATAGCAACGATAAGACCAAATACAGTTGTTAATAATGCCACCTGGATATCACCTGCGATCAATGATGCATCTAGGTTACCAACTGCTGCAATCTTTTCGAATGCCTGGATCATACCGATTACAGTACCCATGAACCCAAGCATCGGAGCAATAGCAATAAATAATGACAACCAGGAAACGTTTTTCTCTAATTGTCCCATTTGCACACCTCCGTAGGCAACAACAGATTTTTCAGCCATCTCTATCCCTTCAGCCGATCTATCCAAACCTTGATAGAATATCGAAGCAACAGGACCTCTTGTGTTTCTACATACTTCCTTAGCAGCCTCAACGCCTCCTGAAGACAATGCATCCTCAACTTGCTGAGTTAGCTTTTTTGTGTTTGTTGTAGCCATGTTCAAGAATATAATTCTTTCGATTGCTACTGCAAGACCTAAGATTAAACAGAGCAATACAACTCCCATAAATCCTGCACCACCTTGTATAAATTTTTCTTTTAATACTTGATGGAATGATTTTGATTCTTCAGCAGGGGCTTCATCTTGTACAAGAGCCGCTGCATCATCAATAGCAACAATTTCTGAAATGTTTTCAGCTACCACAGGCTCAAGTGCCTTAGCGTTGGCATTTGTTGCGTTTAGAGCCAATAATCCAGCTACAGCCAGAATAGAGAATAATCTTTTCATTTTCTTTTAAACTTAATTTTGTTAGTTAATAGGGTTAAAGATAAAAAAATTATAATTAAATAATTAAACTACAGCAGAGAGGAAGGGATTCGAACCCTCGATACGGTTTTGCCGTATACACACTTTCCAGGCGTGCGCCTTCGACCACTCGGCCACCTCTCTGTATCCGTAACTTTTAGGGTGCCTAAATAACAAATTTTTTTTTAGACCAAGAAATTAAATCTAGTTTTTTAACTCATTTCGCCCCTCAAAGCTGTTTCGAATACAATTTTAAAAGTATTTTGACTAATTTCAGCACCTAACAGATACATCAACTTGGCAATAGCTGCCTCTGTTGTGATATCTTTTCCGCTAATGATGCCCAGTTCTTGTAAATGCACACTTGTTTCATATTGCCCCATACTCACACTTCCGCCCGAACATTGGGTTACATTTACAATATATTTACCTGCTTCGGAAGCATTTTTCAGTACCTCATAAAACCAGGGTGCTGTGGGAGCATTCCCCGCACCATAAGTCTCTATTATAACAGCCCTTACAAAATCGTTGTTCACTACACACTCAAAACTATGCCTGCTAATCCCCGGAAATAGCTTTACCACGACAATTCCCGCATCCAGTTTTTTGCGAACCACCAACTTTTTATCCGTTGGTTTCATCAAATATTCCTTATTGACCTTCAAATGCACCCCGCTTTCTGCCAATGCAGGATAATTCAACGATGCGAATGCCTGAAAATGCTCGGCATTTATTTTTGTGGTCCTATTCGCCCTGTACAATTTATATTCAAAATAAAGACACACCTCCTTTATTACCGGTTCACCATCTTCCATCAAGGAAGCGATCTCTATTGATGTAATTAAGTTCTCTTTGGCATCAGTTCTTAAATCTCCGATAGGCAACTGCGAACCGGTAAAAATTACCGGCTTCGAAAGATTTTCAAGCATAAAGCTCAGTGCAGAGGCCGTATAGCTCATCGTATCGCTGCCATGTAGCACGACGAAGCCGTCAAAGTTATCGTAGTTCTCTTCAATAATCTCGACGATTTTTACCCAAAACCCGGGATTCATGTTCGAAGAGTCTATGGGCTCATCAAAGGATATTGTCGAAATTTCGCAATTCAGGTGCGATAACTCGGGAATGCGCTTTAACAGTTTATCAAAATTAAAAGCCCTGAGGGCTCCGGTTTTGTAATCTTTGATCATTCCGATTGTCCCTCCTGTATAAACCAGCAATATATTCGGTTTTCTACTCATACGCTACGCTGTCAATCATGTTGAAACACTCAATCGTTAAGAAGCAATGCCATTAAAGGTCAAACTTATTTTTAACCGGATTGGCGTACATGGCCAAAAAGTTCTTTAAAGCCACCTCATTATTCTTCTCCACTCTCCTTGCAATCCGTCTGTCAAACTGCCGCTTCTGCTTTTCGTTATATTCGTTTTGAAAACGCGTGGTATTATAAAGCAGATCGTAAGCCATATAATTTGACGGCCACAGCTTGTAATTCTTATGGATCTGACAATCTATCACATCGGCTAACATCTGATATTGTTTGTTGACAGGCTCCCCGCTGTTACGGATATCATCCAACTCACCGTCAAGCACATCTCCTATCGAAATATGAATATGTTTTTTCTGACCTGTTGCACCTTTTAAAATAGAATTGAAATCCTCGTTATTGGACTTCACATATTCTTTATCATAATGCTTAGCCATCAGCTCCGGCATTTTAAGCATGTCGGTAGGATCGTATTCATATGATATAGAAACCGGAACTATCCTTATTTTCTTAAAATATTCCATCACATCGCTTTTTCCTGCAGCCAGGCCTATCATTTTCAACACTCCCTGATGCGTCTGATCGTTTCCGTCTTTTGTCCTTCCTTCACGTTGTGCAATCCACACACTTCTTTTTTCAAGACCAATCAAATCCCTGATGTATTCAGAAACAAGCCTGGAACTCTGTAACATCTCTCTTGGAGTAAGCGCTCTTCGGATCAAAAAATTCCTGTTGAGTTTTGAAAGCGCCATCAGAAAAGGCTTTTGCACCAGATTATCTCCAATAGCTGAAGCCGTCATTATCTGACGGTGTTCATACAAAGCAACATTGAGTAAAGACGTGTCTAGAATTATATCCCTGTGATTAGAGATGAAAAGGTAAGGTGTATCCGGATCCAATGTTTCAAATCCGTTGGTCGTGAAACCTTCTGAACTACGTTCAATTACATTCTTTACCGCATGGTAAATGACTTTGGTTTGAAAATCTCGAATCGAGTTACACGCTAAAACCTCCTCTCTGATTGTTTCGGGGGTTTTATCCGGAAATGCAAAATGAAGCAATGCTTTTATCATCGGATGCCCATAAACTTTTTGGAGAGCACCGTTCACTTCTTCATCTTTATACGGTCTTATTTGGTCAAATCTTGTCAATGATTAGGTTTTAGTTAAGCAAATGAACAAAATTTTGATGAGTTAATAAATTATACACCAAAAACTTCTTTAGAATTCAAGGTCGTCTGTTTTACAATCACCTCTAACGGCAGATTATAAACATCTACGAGTTTTTCCGCAACATTCATCACATAAGCACTCTCATTACGCTTGCCCCTATAGGGTGTCGGAGCCAGATAAGGAGCATCGGTTTCTAAAACGACATGCTTTAAGTCTATCTGGTTCAAAAACTTATCGATCTTTCCGTTTTTAAAGGTAACAACCCCGCCTATACCCAATTTCATATTGAGTGATATCGCTTTTTCAGCCTGTTCAAGATCTCCGGTAAAGCAATGAAAAATACCGTAGAGGTCTTCTCCCTTATGATCTTCCAGCACTTCAAAAACCTCACTAAAAGCATCCCTGCAATGGATCACAATGGGAAGTTTATACTTTTTCGCCAACCCGATCTGCATGCTAAAAGCATCTTGTTGTTCTTTTAAAAAGGTCTTATCCCAATACAGGTCAACACCAATCTCTCCGATTGCATAAAATTTATGCTTAGCCAGCAACTCCTCCACATGTAGAATCTCACTTCTGTAGCCTTCTTTCACATGGGTAGGATGCAGTCCTGTCATCAAAAAAACACAATCGGGATAATCGGCCTTCAACTTTAGCATGCGATCCGTATAAGTAGAATCGATTGCGGGAACAAAAAAGCGCTTCACTCCCAGATCAATTGCACGCTTTATCATATCGTCGCGATCATCATCAAAAGCCTCACTATATAAATGGGTATGTGTGTCTGTTAAAATCATGGCGCAAAAGTAAAAATATAATTACAACTATGCCCCTTTCATTTAAATTCATAAAAAAAACGTCTACCAGCTTTTATTTACTCGATCATCGAGATTTAAATGCTCCGACGCTTGTCCTTGTGAAATATTCCAAAAGGAATTTCACAGGGCTTGCGTCGAAATGTTTTGCCATGCGCCGGCCGGCTCCATCGCCAAAAAGGTCTACCAGACCTTTTCTTTACGCTTGCCCTCTCGTGGACTTGCCCCGAGGTTGTTTACTAAGAAAGCTTCTTCAACAATTGCCTGGCTTTCTTATACTCTTCGGCATCATCGGTGATCTTTTCCAGTTGAATTTTACTTTTTCCGTAGTCTTTTTGCTTCAGATAACCAAGAGCACTGATCCATAGGGCCTTATTCTTAAATACGGTATCCTCCTTTGTCAACACATTCAATTGTTGTTGGGCCTCAGCAAATTTATTAATCTCCACCAGAGAAATTGCATAGAACAATTTCAATTCGTTATCGACACTGTTTTCTCCAACCAGTTTTTCCAATGCTTCGGCGGCAGCCTCATAATCTTTGGTATTAAATGCTTTTTGGGCTTCTTGTGCCACGGCAGTATTCTCTTCTCCCCGTACCACTAAATTCAACGGTTCGTAATTTGCATAATCGCCATATTGCGGCATTCCGGGCTTGTTAAACACATAAAGACCTATTAACAAAAGTGCACTTGCCGCTGCCGCATAATACCAAGGTCTGAACCTCCTTACTTTTTTGGCTCCCTCTCCTCTTTTGTTAAAATAATCTTCAGAAACATTCTTCAATGTTGTTTTAAACGCAACATTCTTATCCTCTTCCCCTATGGTATGTTTCAGGAACGCTACCGTTTCTTTATAACTTTCGAACGCCTCTTTAAATACAGGGTCGTTAACAAGCTTATCTTCAAAAGCCCTTAGCCTTTCTTCGGAAAGGTCATTATTCAGATAACTGTCGAATTCTATAAGGTCTTGTTCCTGCATGATTACAATTTTAAATTTTTATATCCAGGAGACTCCTGAACAAGTTTTGTAAGCTTGCCTATACATAGCGATTTTTTCTTCCTGGCATACGCATAGGTTACTCCCAAACTTTCGGCAACTTCTTCCATTGACTTGATTTTAAAAGTTGCTTTAAGCAATTCTTTACAGGCTTGCCCCAATTTTAGAAACATCTCGGTAAACAATGCATGTTTTTCCTCATATAAGGATGTTTCTGTTAGCATATGTTCGGTGGTTTCATTATTAGATAAAATTTCATCCTTAATTGTTACCTCTTTATTCGATTCTTTTTTTAGGTGATTTATCCATTTTCGTTTGCATAGCAGAAAAAAATAAGCTTCAAAAGGGCAGGTTAACTGCAAACCTTTTTCTGATGCCTGATTATAAATTGTAATTAAAGTTTCCTGAATAACATCTTTAGCCTGATCAGTATCACCACTATTATTCTTAATAAAGTTAACCACTTTTGGAGCAAACTTATCATATATCATCTGTACAACAAAGGTATTGTTCTGCAACAACCCGTTTATATACTTCTGATCTTCATGAATTTCTTTTTCACTCATTAAACTTTCAAATTTTACACTAAAATATAAAAGTTTTCTCACCCGGAATATCAAATATCTCTTCTGAGCTAATTTTCAAAAAAAATAAAAACATGGGGTAACAAATTTTTCATGCTGTTGATATAAGGGTGTAAAACGTAAAAAATCAGAAATCATGAAAAACTTAAAAACATTATGCACCCCCTTAAGTCACTTAGGTAAAATGTGTGCATACGGACTCCTCAACAACATGCCCTCACCACAACGTTCATCTTATAAAGCCAGAAAAGTTACAACCTGTACACTCTTAGCCGCTACTATATTATTTTCCGGATGCAAATCAGACGACGACTCTTCAAGTTACATTGACATTCCGGAACCTCCGACAGCACAGGAATTCAATGCCCTCATACAAAACACACTCGAAAGTTACATACAAGACTTTCAATTTGAGGCAGACGGAAGCACCGTAGAATTCAACTCGGAGGCAGGGGTACAATTGCAAATAAACACCGGTTGCCTGACCTTAAATGGCAATGCAGTAACCGGAACAGTCGATCTGGAATACATAGAGTTATTCTCTAAGGCCGATATGCTGGTTACCAACAAGCCTACAATGGGAATCTTGCCCGACAACAGCAGGGATGTGATGGTATCTGGCGGTGAATTCTATATTAATCTTACCCAAAACGGTACTCAACTGGAAGCCATTTGTGAATATCGGTTACGGGTACCGGATGAACTTACCGGCGGAGAAGACCAGAACATGGAACTCTGGGATGGTATTATTGACCAAAACGGCGACCTTTCGTGGGAATCGAACAGCAGCAGTGTATTCTACGAAGGCGGGAGCTACTATGCCTTTTTAGACCGTTTTGGGTGGACGAACATCGACCGTTTTACTGCCGACCCTCGTCCGAAAACCACAATAAACGTACAGGTGCCGGACGGTTATAACCTGGGCAACAGTAAAATCTATATTTCCTATGACGGCGAAAATCATTTGCTGGGAACCGTACACATCTTTAATGACGGTGTTTTTAGCGAACACTACGGAAAATTGCCTGTCGGGTTAGCGTGCCATATCATTTTCATAACAGAAAGAAACGGGAATTTCAGTTATGCGATCAAACCGATAACCATTGAAGAAAACCATACGATTTCTTTCAGCATACCGGAAACTACTACAGGCACTCAAGACGACATCTTAACGGCCATAGAAGCTCTTCCATAGTAAACTACCTCGGTGCAAGCACACGAAGCATTGGTCGGAAACAAATTTTAATTTCGAGGCAAGCCTCGGGGTATTATACCCTTTGGCGGTGCCAATAAAAATTTCAGATCAAGGGGTAACAAATACAGAACCCTGTTGATATAAGCGTATAAAGAACAAGAAAATCTTAGAAATCATGAAAAATCTATCACAAGCAAGTAAAAACAACATGAAAAAAGCACTTTGGAAAACAACGGCCCTGGCACTTACCTGTGCCTTCACTTTAACATCGTGCCATAATAATGACGACAACGATGTAGAAACTATTCCGCTACCACCGTCTGCAGAAGCTTTTGCCAATATCAGGATCGACGCTACGGAACAACATACACAACATTTTCAATTCAATGCAGAAGAAGGCAATGGAACCTTCACTTCCGAAAAAGGTATTACATTGATCATAGACGGAAGTTGCCTGACAAAAGACGGCAATGCTGTTACAGGACAGGTAGATGTCGAATTTGTAGAATTATTCGACAAGGGAAATATGCTTGTAACCAACAAGCCTACCATGGGCGTTATGCCGGATGGCAATAAAGCCTTGTTGATCTCCGGTGGGGAATTCTACATAAATGCCACTCAAGACGGAGACCAACTCGATATGAACTGCTTTATCCAGTTGCAGGTTCCTACCGATCTTACCGGCGGTGACGATAACGATATGATCTTATGGAAAGGCAATATTGACGAAGATGGCAACCTGGCCTGGGAAGAAAACAAAAACCCTAACGGCGACGGTGCCGATGGCGAATTATTTATCGGCGAAAGGGAAGGCGTTCCCGGAACGCAATACTATGCCTTCTTTAATGGTTTCGGCTGGACCAATGTAGACAGGTTCTATAACGATCCAAGGCCAAAAACCACACTAAAGGTTGCTGTTCCGGAAGGATACAACCATGAAAATTCTGCCGTATACCTGTCGTACGACGGAGAAGCAAATGCCCTTGCCAATCTGGACACATATCTGCCCAGCGAAGCAGTGTTCAGCGAGCACTACGGACAGATCCCTATTGGGCTGGAAGTGCATGTGATCTTTGCCACAGAAGATGGGGGAAACTGGAGGTATGCCATTAAAGCTGCTACAATAGAGGAGGATGGCGTTATCACTTTCGACTATTTCGAAACAAATATAGCTACAGAAGCACAACTAACAGATCTGATTAACAATTTACCTTAATACAGGTAATAAGGGGGATTTTAGTTTGTAAAAGTGATGACTGCAAGTCGTCACTTTTACTTATATTTAACTTATCAATAAGCAAACTCCTATGAAATTTAGAATTATTTTCTTCTTTATCACGCTATTAGCATACACTACTTACGCCCAGCAAAAAACTGAAGAAACAGACAGCTTAAGACGAAAAGCAAAATTTCATGCAGCGCTCAAAAATAATGAAATATCGCTGAACCCGGAAACCCCTGCACTCAATCAGATAGCGGGAGCACCAAAGGCTTTCTACACGTATTACTGGGAGTTTGGAGACGGCCATTACAGTACGGAACAAAACCCCAAACACGTTTATAAAAAACCCGGGGACTATGAAGTACGCTTTTGGGCAACAAACCATTACGATACCGGAAAACCTCCGGCTACCCGACCGCAAAAGGTTTCGGTAAAAACCACTTCTATACCTTATAACGATGAAGCCTCTATGGATACCGACCTCAGTTTAAGAAAAAACAGGGATCCCGTTCCCGGTGAGGACATGGCTATAGTTCTGGGTTATAAGAACACTAAAAACCATATCACTTCCGGAAAATTATACCTGTTCTATAACGAACAGAAATACAAAGACGATAATTTTGAACCTGCCGAGGTCCGGTTACACTATAACGAACAACTCTTTACAGAAGAACCTATTGTGTTTGCCAGCGAAAGATCTCCCGAACATTCGCTTTTGGCAAGCAATGTTAACAACATCCGGGACACCGAAGAAGTTCAGGACTCTACCGAACACACCAACCTGCCACTTTCCCTTGAAGATGCCAAAGCTTATTACAGAAACCGGGAGGCCATTGCCTTTAATGACCTGAAGCCGGGTGAAGAACGCAATGTATTCTTCACCCTGAGAACAACTCCCGAAATGCTTAAGGACACCAGTGCAATTATAACGGTACGCAGCATTTATGTTCCCGATAATAATTACGACAACCATAAAATAAAGGATATGGAAATGGAGATCGTTACCTCACACGATCCCAATAAAATGTCTACAAGCAATACCTTTATGAATTACCGCTTGGTACGATTCAAAAGAGTAAAATACAAAATACGCTTTCAGAACAACGGGGAAGGCCCTGCGCGTACTATACGTTTAGAAACAGACATTCCGGACATTTACGACAAAAGAACAATTGAAGTAGAAAGCATGTATCCCGAATGCCCCATATGCCCAAAGGAACCTGTCGAATATAGTTGCCTGGACACTACGTATACCGACAAGCAAGCCATATTTACATTTAAAAACATCTACCTTCCGGGCAGCGAACAAAGAAATGTAAAAGAATACGATTCTACCAAAGGTTATGTAAAATACAGCCTAAAGTTCGGCGACGACTTTCACAAAATAAAAACAAGGAGTAAAACAGCCATCATTTTTGACAAGAACGAACCCATTATAACCAACTACTCCACAACCAGATTTCTTCCCGGTATTTCTATCGGCCTTAAGGCTGGTTATAATTATTATCCGAAACTGGAAAACTCCAAAAGCCCGTTTATTGCAGCTACCATATCCCCTTTCAAATCGTATCGTTGGTATTGGCAAGCTGAATTTTCAAACAGTTTTCATTCGTATGAAGCCAACTCTTTCGAAGAAACCTTTAACGATAAACAGGGATTCAGGCAACTGCAACGCACCTATACCAAAACAGCATACAACAATGTGAACTGGGAGGTTCCGCTATTAATAAAATACAACATCAACAATTACCTGGCGGTCGGCTCGGGTATTCAGGCCAATTTCGATCTCAGTTCAAAACAGGAAAAAGAAATAACACTTGAAGAATACGAAGGCCCGACAGATCAGTTTTTAATTAACTCCACAACGACCAATGAAGAACAAAAAGATTCATTCACCAATATAAAAACCGGATTATTGATCGACTTTACAGCCGGCTTCGCGCGGATCGGTCCCAGTTTGGGAGCCCGTTATGTTATAAATACCGAAAAAGGATTCAACTACTGGCAATTTTATGCGCGCTGGAAGTTTTAATACATGCATTCATATTGCCTTATTGTGGTTTGTCGCTGCTATTGGCCACGCCCAGTCTTTGGAAGACAGTATATACCGGAGTGTCGA of the Zhouia spongiae genome contains:
- a CDS encoding PKD domain-containing protein, which produces MKFRIIFFFITLLAYTTYAQQKTEETDSLRRKAKFHAALKNNEISLNPETPALNQIAGAPKAFYTYYWEFGDGHYSTEQNPKHVYKKPGDYEVRFWATNHYDTGKPPATRPQKVSVKTTSIPYNDEASMDTDLSLRKNRDPVPGEDMAIVLGYKNTKNHITSGKLYLFYNEQKYKDDNFEPAEVRLHYNEQLFTEEPIVFASERSPEHSLLASNVNNIRDTEEVQDSTEHTNLPLSLEDAKAYYRNREAIAFNDLKPGEERNVFFTLRTTPEMLKDTSAIITVRSIYVPDNNYDNHKIKDMEMEIVTSHDPNKMSTSNTFMNYRLVRFKRVKYKIRFQNNGEGPARTIRLETDIPDIYDKRTIEVESMYPECPICPKEPVEYSCLDTTYTDKQAIFTFKNIYLPGSEQRNVKEYDSTKGYVKYSLKFGDDFHKIKTRSKTAIIFDKNEPIITNYSTTRFLPGISIGLKAGYNYYPKLENSKSPFIAATISPFKSYRWYWQAEFSNSFHSYEANSFEETFNDKQGFRQLQRTYTKTAYNNVNWEVPLLIKYNINNYLAVGSGIQANFDLSSKQEKEITLEEYEGPTDQFLINSTTTNEEQKDSFTNIKTGLLIDFTAGFARIGPSLGARYVINTEKGFNYWQFYARWKF